TTCCGACTGGTCGCTTTTGGGGTTGTGGAACTCGATTTTCACGCTCCGTCCCTCCAAAAGATTTACGGCTTCTTTTGCGGTAAAGGTATTTTCTCTGTTTACCGAAAAATTGTGGGTGATTTCTTCGCCTTTCTCGTTCTTCAATTTGGCGTCGTAAGAGTTGAGGAAAACACCACCCGTTTCCGTCTTGTTGAATTTCAAGGCAAAATCAACCTTGTTTCCGGGCAGTGCCTTGTCCGAGGAAGTTTTGATTTCGAATTGCTGGTTTTTGGACTTGATGCCTTTTTCCAATTCTTTGTGAAGTTTTTCGTCTTCGCCGAAACCGAGGTATTTAAGCTGATTTTTTAGATAATCTACCTGGTTGAATTCTTTTTGTGTTTCCATAATGTTTGGGGTTTGATTGTTAAAATATTCTTTGTTTTTATTGAGGTGTTGTGTTAAGTCATCTCCGTTCATTTTGGCGTAATCTTTTATAGAAGGCTCTCCAATGATGTCGTCTATCGAAAATCCTGACCTTGTGGCATCCATTTCTTCTTTAAATCTCGAATGAAAATTACTTTGGCTGAATAAATTGCTCCGTTTTTTCTCATCGGGAAGAAAAAGACTTTTAAGGGAATCGATGATTTTTTCTGTTTCCTCATTTCCCTCGTAGGTAAGCAGTTCTCCGCCAACGAATAGCAAAACATGGTCTTCCGGCTTTCGATACAGCTGGATTTTTGAGGCAATCTGGCTGTAGTTCACTTTGTCGTCTTCCGTCAAGGAGATTTCAAATTCGTGCTTGGTATGACCTTCGGAATCGTCAATAAACAGTTTGACGTAATCCTTTTGTGGTGGTTCTTCCATATTTCTAAAATTTTTAGAGTAACTATTATTTAGGTTGTTTTCCGATACGCCGACAATGGGTTCCGCATTCAGATGGTTCTTGCTGAATTTGTCCAAAAGGTGGTCATAGACGTTGATTTTGGTCTTTTCGTAAAGGGAGTGGTAGTTTCCGCTTTCCAATAAAATCGCATCCAAAGCCGTGAACCCCATCAGTTCGAGTTTGTCGCGGTATTCCTTGTACATCTGCTCGTTTACATTGTTTCCATAAAGGATGACACCCGTTCCGGCGTGAATCGTCATCAGTTCGGTCAGTTTCTCGAACTGTCGATGCTGCGGAAGAATGAATTTCCCAACGATGTCGTTCGCATTGTTCAGGATGATGGCTTCCGTCTTGTCGGACAGTCCAAACTTTTGGCTTGAAATGTAGGCGGCGGAATCTTCGGGACTGTTGATTTTGAACGGCTGATAATTGGCGGCAAAAATCTGCTTGTTAAAGGAAAAGGTGCTGACTTTTCCCTGCTGTTGATTTTGCTCGGAAAGTTCCAGAACACGGTCGCTTCCCAAATCTCCGTTGAATACCAAATATTTCCCCGAACGCAGATTGATGACGATGCCGTCT
This genomic stretch from Chryseobacterium sp. POL2 harbors:
- a CDS encoding JAB domain-containing protein — its product is METETINYQSKYGPNTNFQFPTDEDTQYLKTSAGEILPYKLFSGRNDADPNSAILREKDNQGYANDFALVERQFSENKSLSFMAGTKISDVNDVAWLFRALEDEAVEHTFALYKFKDDSYLVQHLSTGGITSTVVDLRLLTGNVFKMQPESITLVHNHPSGQLISSKHDRLMLQRLHEIFDHTGIKVEDGIVINLRSGKYLVFNGDLGSDRVLELSEQNQQQGKVSTFSFNKQIFAANYQPFKINSPEDSAAYISSQKFGLSDKTEAIILNNANDIVGKFILPQHRQFEKLTELMTIHAGTGVILYGNNVNEQMYKEYRDKLELMGFTALDAILLESGNYHSLYEKTKINVYDHLLDKFSKNHLNAEPIVGVSENNLNNSYSKNFRNMEEPPQKDYVKLFIDDSEGHTKHEFEISLTEDDKVNYSQIASKIQLYRKPEDHVLLFVGGELLTYEGNEETEKIIDSLKSLFLPDEKKRSNLFSQSNFHSRFKEEMDATRSGFSIDDIIGEPSIKDYAKMNGDDLTQHLNKNKEYFNNQTPNIMETQKEFNQVDYLKNQLKYLGFGEDEKLHKELEKGIKSKNQQFEIKTSSDKALPGNKVDFALKFNKTETGGVFLNSYDAKLKNEKGEEITHNFSVNRENTFTAKEAVNLLEGRSVKIEFHNPKSDQSETAFVQFNFEEPKTEKGNYMFQNFYKNYGVDTDKIVEKANLVFEKPEYRDNTIKSLEKGNVVKVKFEMDDKVVEGKAVLNPQYKNLNLYDNDMNRINTNKPLQGMENEEKQEKAHVKEQSIKR